The proteins below are encoded in one region of Triticum aestivum cultivar Chinese Spring chromosome 1B, IWGSC CS RefSeq v2.1, whole genome shotgun sequence:
- the LOC123090460 gene encoding myosin-binding protein 7-like — protein sequence MHAMADAGGPPLNLCPLCGHPTTSTISSSRPSSPPLAATRPTLKRNSPPEAPPAVVRVEIGDEAAALREALARQQAALADLQAELDAERGAAAGAASEAMTMILRLQREKAEAMMEARQFRRYAEEKMSHDAAELAVLEETIAKREASVRGLQSLSRLSVANAASLHSTPRVSSTPRNPSTPSTVGAGGYYPPLRCFSSRFNDHPPTASEADVLDMQTPRDHLARLSNRVQILEHRAPPTSTTTPIIRVAPGSTFPRNPRPFSDTDSLDFCDGEYFPDDDCGASDRVYTVDAIHGRGVPLVVPEGSICGGTPAGSDCCAGGPWGEDEDMRRLSARLQALEADRETMRQAIISMGAEKAQVVLLKEIAQQLCKDAPPPLPAVTVGQHYYKGATPPAVTVTVPRPQRPMVMHRMVLKSQPTRTSFFSTVVKWVASIVSWRRKSSRIKYPIGQCGNNVGLMLLLDKSSKSAGNGHHKPPKRI from the exons AtgcacgccatggccgacgccggcGGCCCCCCGCTCAATCTCTGCCCTCTCTGCGGCCACCCCaccaccagcaccatctcttccTCCCGCCCATCGTCTCCGCCATTGGCGGCTACGAGGCCGACGCTGAAGAGGAATTCACCACCAGAGGCGCCGCCCGCGGTGGTGCGGGTGGAGATAGGTGACGAGGCGGCGGCACTGCGGGAGGCTCTGGCGCGGCAGCAGGCGGCGCTGGCGGATTTGCAGGCCGAGCTGGATGCGGAGcggggcgcggcggccggcgccgcGAGCGAGGCCATGACGATGATCCTTCGCCTGCAGCGGGAGAAGGCTGAGGCCATGATGGAGGCGCGCCAGTTCCGGCGCTACGCAGAGGAGAAGATGTCCCAcgacgccgcggagctcgccgtccTCGAGGAGACCATCGCCAAGCGCGAGGCCTCGGTGCGCGGCCTCCAGTCTCTGTCACGCCTCAGCGTCGCCAACGCTGCATCGTTGCATTCCACCCCGCGAGTCTCCTCCACGCCGCGCAACCCGTCCACGCCATCGACGGTTGGGGCCGGCGGCTATTACCCACCGTTGCGGTGCTTTAGTAGCCGCTTTAATGACCACCCGCCGACCGCGTCGGAGGCGGACGTGCTCGACATGCAGACCCCGCGCGACCACCTCGCGCGCCTCTCCAACCGCGTCCAAATCCTCGAGCACCGCGCACCGCCCACATCCACCACTACGCCCATCATCCGCGTCGCGCCGGGCTCCACCTTCCCCCGCAACCCGCGTCCATTCTCCGACACTGACAGCCTTGACTTCTGCGACGGCGAGTACTTCCCGGACGACGACTGCGGCGCCAGCGATCGGGTGTACACCGTGGACGCCATCCACGGCCGCGGTGTTCCCCTGGTCGTGCCAGAGGGCTCCATCTGTGGCGGCACTCCGGCTGGGAGCGACTGCTGCGCCGGCGGGCCGTGGGGGGAAGACGAGGATATGCGTCGGCTCAGCGCACGCCTCCAGGCGCTGGAGGCCGACCGAGAGACCATGCGCCAGGCCATCATCTCCATGGGCGCCGAGAAAGCGCAGGTGGTGCTTCTCAAGGAGATCGCGCAACAGCTGTGCAAGGACGCCCCGCCACCTTTGCCGGCGGTGACCGTGGGGCAACATTACTACAAGGGGGCAACGCCACCGGCCGTGACCGTCACTGTACCACGGCCGCAGCGACCGATGGTCATGCACAGGATGGTGCTCAAGAGCCAGCCCACGAGGACGTCATTCTTTTCTACTGTAGTCAAG TGGGTCGCATCTATCGTCTCCTGGCGAAGGAAATCTTCCCGTATCAA GTACCCTATTGGCCAATGCGGTAACAATGTCGGGTTGATGTTGCTGCTCGACAAGTCTTCAAAATCTGCAGGCAACGGGCATCATAAACCTCCCAAAAGGATTTAG